The genomic region AACCAGGTCCTCATTACAAGGGTGTTCTTGTCGTATCGTCTGCGACTCTGAGACCGAAGACAAAGCGAGTTGCCCTCTTCCGGGCACTATTGGGATTCGAGATTGTTCCAGCACAAGTAACCATTCGCAATATCTGTGACGCAGTGCAATGGGCGAGCGACCCCAATGATGCAAAGAGGAAGCTTGTTTACTGGATTAAGCGCTTCGGTAAGGGAGGGCTGGTGTTCGTACCCAGAGAATTAGGGCAGGATGGAATTGCAGAAATCATCGATTGTCTCCAGAATGAAGGAATCAACGCAGCACCTTACAACGATTTAGACCTTGATGCCTTCCAACGAGGTGAGGTTGAGGTAGCAGTTGGAAAAGCCCACGCAACGAGCTCCCTGGTTCGCGGCGTGGACTTACCAGAGACTATTCGCTACGCTATTTTCCTCGATGTTCCAAAGATGACCTTTCCTGTGGCAGTGAACAATCCACACAACTTCACAGGTTTACTCTTTGCGCTACGAGAGATAAGCGACGATACGGCACGAATCGACGCCTACCTCTCTATCATGCGTCAGTACCGACACATCCATCCCGACCAGCCTCTTCCAAAGAGGATGCAGGAAATTGCCGATTACCTCAACCAGGAGTTCGGCAAGGAAACCACCCTCGGGAAACTGGAGGCATCAGAGACAGTGGGTCTCTGCCAGCGCAACGGTCAGTTCTTCATCACCCTGGGTGATGCTGCAACATACCTGCAGGGGTCTGGACGGACCTCGAGGCTCTTTCCAGGCGGTATAAGCCGTGGGCTGAGTCTTATAATCGCCTGGGACAAGAAGGCGTTCAACAGCCTGGTAAGAAGGCTCAAGCTTTTCCACGACGAAGTCACATTTGTTGACGCCGAGCAAGTCGATTGGAAGGCGGAGCTGGAAAAAGTCGACAGAGATCGAGAACATATAAGGGCCGTACTCCAAGCAAAGGGAATAGCAGCTAATCTCAAACCCAAAGAAAAGACCTTGGCCAGACCGGAGATCGAGACAACGCTTGTTATCGTTGAGTCCCCAAATAAAGCCCGAACTATAGCGCAATTTTTCGGAACCCCACAGCAACGAATCGTTGATGGACTATCCACCTGGGAAGTCGCAACGGGCGATCGACTCCTTGCTGTGACCGCATCTCTTGGACATGTCTTCGATTTGGTTGAAGATGAGGGAATCTATGGAGTACTTGAGGTTAACGGGACCTTCTTGCCTGTTTACGGCTCCATTAAGCTGTGTCCACAGTGCGGCGAACAAACAACGAGAGACGTCTGTTCCTGTGGAAAACCACCGGAACGGGACAAGCTGGCGCTCATAAAGGCGCTGCAACGGATCGCAACTCAGTTTGACGAAATTGTTATCGCAACCGACCCAGATGCTGAGGGAGAGAAAATTGGTTACGATCTCTTAGTTGCTCTTAAACCCTTCAACTCTCGCATTCTCAGGGCCGAATTCCACGAAGTCACAAGACGTGCATTCCTTGAGGCTCTCCAATCGCCAAGGGGAATTGAGCATAACTTAGTCAAGGCGCAAATGACCCGTCGCATTCTCGACCGGTGGGTTGGATTCGAGCTGTCCCAAAAGCTGTGGCATGCTTTCAACCGGTACGATCTTTCCGCAGGAAGAGTTCAAACACCAGTCCTCGGGTGGGTCATCGAAAGGACAGAGTTATCGAGACGAAAGAAAGCTCGTATCACGGTTCACCTTCTCGAACCCGAGACACAGTTGCAAACCAAGCTCGACTTTGAAGAAGATGATATTCCACTCGCGAGGAAGCTATTTGAGCAACTGGAACGAGCAAAAGTTTCGGTAACCGAATTAGGAGAAGAAATGCTCGACCCACCACCGCCCTATCATACTGGCACGCTTCTCGCCGAAGCGGGTTCTTTTGCTCCACTCGGTACAGTGATGAACGTTCTTCAGGACTTGTTCGAACGGGGCCTTATTACTTACCACCGCACAGATAGCATCCGGGTGGGAGACGCGGGTCTGCGCGTCGCCGAAGAACTCCTCAAAGGACACTATGACCAATCTCTATTCCAACCACGCCGATATGGGACTGAGGGGGCTCATGAATGCATCCGCCCGACAAGACCTTTAACAGAAAACGATTTAAGATTTTGGCTTTCAATCGGGCGGATTGCACTTGGTAATCCTAAGCTTGCCCTGAGGCTCTACGGGATGATAGTTCGAAGGTTCTTAGCCTCTCAAATGAAACCGGCAAGAGTTC from Candidatus Caldatribacterium sp. harbors:
- the rgy gene encoding reverse gyrase, encoding MELAIFRNLCPNCGERISAERLEKGLACEKCLPEEPETGDKTSLCELLQKRGKLQGYQWVCNLRRTEKAFEEFFCQVLGFEPWSLQRAWARRVFLGESFSLIAPTGVGKTTFGIAMAHFLPGSAYIIVPTRVLVEQVIERSKAFGNKKVVGYLGRAKERRAIELQDYEVLVTTNMFLSTSFNLLKGKRFDFVFVDDVDSLVKSGRNVDKVLQLLGFSEEEIRTAWEQVAKRISGAPQGGKEEETGEIPRDFGERREPGPHYKGVLVVSSATLRPKTKRVALFRALLGFEIVPAQVTIRNICDAVQWASDPNDAKRKLVYWIKRFGKGGLVFVPRELGQDGIAEIIDCLQNEGINAAPYNDLDLDAFQRGEVEVAVGKAHATSSLVRGVDLPETIRYAIFLDVPKMTFPVAVNNPHNFTGLLFALREISDDTARIDAYLSIMRQYRHIHPDQPLPKRMQEIADYLNQEFGKETTLGKLEASETVGLCQRNGQFFITLGDAATYLQGSGRTSRLFPGGISRGLSLIIAWDKKAFNSLVRRLKLFHDEVTFVDAEQVDWKAELEKVDRDREHIRAVLQAKGIAANLKPKEKTLARPEIETTLVIVESPNKARTIAQFFGTPQQRIVDGLSTWEVATGDRLLAVTASLGHVFDLVEDEGIYGVLEVNGTFLPVYGSIKLCPQCGEQTTRDVCSCGKPPERDKLALIKALQRIATQFDEIVIATDPDAEGEKIGYDLLVALKPFNSRILRAEFHEVTRRAFLEALQSPRGIEHNLVKAQMTRRILDRWVGFELSQKLWHAFNRYDLSAGRVQTPVLGWVIERTELSRRKKARITVHLLEPETQLQTKLDFEEDDIPLARKLFEQLERAKVSVTELGEEMLDPPPPYHTGTLLAEAGSFAPLGTVMNVLQDLFERGLITYHRTDSIRVGDAGLRVAEELLKGHYDQSLFQPRRYGTEGAHECIRPTRPLTENDLRFWLSIGRIALGNPKLALRLYGMIVRRFLASQMKPARVRRAKVTLNLDGWQKEWKITTEVFEEGFSIVLPLQVQKVSPNAKIVDKQIRFISKVPPFTQGSLIEKMRQHGLGRPSTYAKIVQTLLERGYIVERNGFLFATKLGKKAHQWLRSNFPEFTDEALTRDLEEKSDGIEAGSIDYQAILWEIRRSRLFSS